One region of Eupeodes corollae chromosome 1, idEupCoro1.1, whole genome shotgun sequence genomic DNA includes:
- the LOC129939662 gene encoding immunoglobulin-binding protein 1, whose protein sequence is MAESTNSEDKKLHEIFLNGWDLYEELEKTTLPFSSEKYQRKVKDSIGSFEESTKIVNHIAMFSPNELIDEVPTEHLQYLLLPFFLAKLSTKLVDSDRGRLLDLAEIYYNDFLQRCSEYELTEAPKKVEGNGTVAESNGNNRQDELASLMRAAHSRNDKIAQFRKKKELDEQIKLLHHAVRNESIDDEVKRDFFIKFINRSIIESNEELDSLKLEKQMVQMRASQISSEPSKKTKVKAPPRPPMKPFIITRDNTQKAVFGMGYPSLPVMTVGEFYHQRVHEGIFPNEEQVQEMNKQQHLARTANPEEKEDEEKAVNEVLEENDDEEYLQRQRGMDEYKDVVRRGDGNRHNRS, encoded by the exons atggcaGAATCTACAAATTCCGAAGATAAAAAACTCCATGAAATATTTCTAAACGGTTGGGATCTTTATGAAGAACTGGAAAAAACAACTTTACCATTTTCAAGCGAGAAATATCAA CGAAAAGTAAAGGATTCAATTGGATCCTTCGAGGAAAGTACAAAGATTGTCAACCACATAGCGATGTTTAGTCCAAATGAGCTAATCGATGAAGTTCCAACCGAACATCTGCAATATCTCCTGCTTCCGTTTTTCTTGGCAAAACTATCAACAAAATTAGTTGATTCCGATCGAGGTAGACTTCTTGATTTGGCTGAAATCTACTATAA TGATTTTCTACAGCGATGCTCTGAATATGAACTCACAGAAGCACCCAAAAAAGTCGAGGGTAATGGTACGGTGGCTGAGAGCAATGGCAATAATAGACAGGATGAGTTGGCAAGTCTAATGCGAGCTGCTCATTCTAGAAATGATAAGATTGCACAATTTCGCAAGAAAAAGGAACTCGACGAACAAATCAAGCTGCTCCACCATGCCGTACGCAATGAATCTATCGATGATGAAGTTAAACGtgatttctttattaaattcatCAATCGCAGCATAATCGAATCTAACGAGGAATTAGACAGCTTAAAGCTGGAAAAGCAAATGGTACAAATGCGAGCATCACAAATTTCAAGCGAGCCATCTAAGAAAACTAAAGTGAAAGCTCCTCCCCGACCACCAATGAAGCCTTTCATCATTACTCGGGATAATACGCAAAAGGCAGTCTTCGGAATGGGTTACCCCAGTTTGCCAGTAATGACTGTGGGTGAGTTCTACCATCAGCGTGTTCATGAGGGCATCTTTCCCAACGAGGAACAAGTTCAAGAGATGAACAAACAACAGCACCTGGCCAGGACCGCCAACCCAGAGGAGAAGGAAGACGAGGAAAAGGCAGTGAATGAAGTTCTCGAGGAGAACGACGATGAAGAGTATTTACAGCGACAGCGCGGCATGGATGAGTACAAGGATGTTGTGCGAAGAGGCGATGGCAATCGCCACAATCGTAGTTag
- the LOC129939661 gene encoding transcription factor TFIIIB component B'' homolog — protein MSTRRPRIKAAANLALASKRKPKNNNLAAVVKPKEEPSDIKIKSSTEEELENTLKTTTVEETIAEEVVTENQVEVNECQPIPESIPLPEIPDSVEILSLAESSSIAEGNELIESTVTPSPLTLDNVTSPIVPDQYSYSSQPLEIPPLDSSSVESPEIIQNTSGKTLQSFEDAFKYPFNPDYKRSSAIIPPLEENTVSDLEDNILHMDLQKSPGFPMSPTKARQRIRPTPIFGQRRNSFVGTSPSPHTEDDSTGTTRQRSSNSTSSDISGNFLMRKLAAGNLGRIRTESGCSTISESRGSSRRNPNDEPNKSLKKEFQMRFNGGVPDKSTLKMFDLIYYNPLTNPMEKRPTGATQVSEKSTEEITGSEAKTAAGMTESAMPVPQLKLGSNGELMIDEMSLEIETTAEVEARKVLANTSLIYHDENTGGEGFYKRTKRTKDWSPDETIKFYRCLQTVGTDFSLMLTLFPNRKRRDLKLKFKKEERCNLNLINKALLYPGTFNIEDLKEQLDAEDRERLEQERLWKEIKAKEAKKKKKTTTPTSKTSRILASGDEAYQNENITKAKLSKRAPTKSKTKDSEPKEKRRKKNTKSVNDVKTELLDVELEELLGGSEVETMDSYAESDGGLNEASINLILNELANGTLALVSSEDLSNPNKTTVNEIYIMCKETKKLSDKPLDLPEDIVDAIKEAITS, from the exons ATGTCGACTCGACGGCCCAGAATCAAGGCCGCTGCCAACTTGGCTTTAGCTTCGAAACGTAAACCTAAAAACAACAACCTAGCAGCTGTGGTCAAGCCCAAAGAAGAACCGTctgatattaaaattaagtcGTCAACCGAAGAGGAATTAGAAAACACCTTAAAAACGACCACTGTAGAGGAAACAATTGCGGAAGAGGTTGTTACTGAGAACCAAGTCGAGGTCAATGAATGTCAGCCTATTCCTGAATCTATACCCTTACCTGAAATTCCCGATTCTGTGGAAATTCTATCTCTCGCAGAGAGTTCTAGCATTGCTGAAGGCAATGAACTCATAGAATCAACAGTGACACCTTCACCCTTAACTCTTGATAATGTTACATCTCCTATTGTTCCCGATCAATACTCATATTCATCTCAACCTTTAGAAATCCCACCACTAGATTCTTCAAGTGTGGAAAGTCCAGAAATCATTCAAAATACATCTGGCAAAACTCTACAAAGCTTTGAAGATGCCTTTAAATATCCCTTTAACCCAGACTACAAACGCTCCTCTGCAATCATCCCTCCATTGGAAGAAAATACTGTCTCCGATTTGGAAGACAATATTCTGCACATGGATTTGCAAAAGTCACCCGGATTTCCTATGTCTCCGACCAAAGCACGTCAAAGAATACGGCCCACACCGATTTTTGGTCAAAGACGTAATAGTTTTGTGGGGACAAGTCCCTCACCACACACTGAGGATGACTCAACCGGAACAACACGCCAGAGAAGCTCAAACAGCACATCATCGGATATATCTGGAAATTTCCTAATGAGAAAACTAGCAGCCGGAAATCTAGGACGAATACGTACCGAATCGGGTTGCTCAACAATATCCGAATCCCGAGGATCTTCTCGTAGAAATCCCAACGATGAAccgaacaaatctttaaaaaaagaattccaaATGCGTTTCAATGGGGGAGTTCCCGACAAGTCAACATTGAAAATGTTTGATCTCATTTACTATAATCCACTAACAAATCCCATGGAGAAGAGACCAACTGGAGCTACACAGGTTAGTGAGAAATCTACAGAAGAAATAACTGGATCAGAGGCAAAGACTGCGGCTGGTATGACTGAATCTGCGATGCCAGTACCACAATTGAAACTTGGCTCGAATGGAGAACTTATGATTGATGAAATGAGTTTGGAAATCGAGACAACTGCCGAAGTGGAAGCTAGGAAAGTTCTGGCTAATACTAGTTTAATATATCATGATGAGAATACTGGTGGTGAAGGTTTCTATAAGCGAACAAAACGCACAAAAGATTGGTCACCCGATGAGACAATCAAATTTTATAGATGTCTTCAAACTGTCGGAACGGATTTCTCGCTAATGTTAACTTTGTTTCCGAATCGTAAGAGACGAGATCTTAAGCTAAAATTCAAGAAGGAGGAACGATGTAATTTGAACTTAATCAATAAGGCGCTGTTGTATCCGGGGACGTTTAATATTGAAGATTTGAAAGAGCAATTGGACGCAGAAGATAGAGAACGTCTAGAACAGGAACGATTATGGAAGGAAATCAAGGCAAAGGAggctaagaaaaagaaaaag aCTACAACTCCTACCAGCAAAACATCACGAATTCTAGCTTCTGGCGATGAGGCATaccaaaatgaaaacataaccaaggcaaaattatcaaaacgagcaccaacaaaaagtaaaacaaaagacTCCGAACCAAAGGAAAAACGAAgaaagaagaatacaaaatctGTTAACGATGTGAAAACAGAGCTACTAGATGTTGAATTGGAAGAGTTATTGGGAGGCTCAGAAGTCGAAACTATGGATTCTTATGCTGAAAGTGATGGCGGCTTAAATGAAGCATCAATAAATCTTATCCTCAACGAATTGGCTAATGGAACTTTAGCCCTGGTAAGCAGTGAAGATTTGTCCAATCCAAATAAGACGACTGTCAACGAGATTTACATCATGTGTAAAGAAACAAAGAAGCTAAGTGACAAACCATTGGATCTGCCTGAGGATATAGTCGATGCAATTAAAGAAGCTATCACAagctga
- the LOC129942482 gene encoding prolyl endopeptidase: MKSIIRAASPRLIGIAHGKLKGNNVAFLINRNFVHSYSTSTKPLATNFAKNMVSYDYPEARKDETIEEDFHGTKVKDVYRWLEDPDAAETQAYVDAQNKISQPFLENCEQWQKINTKLTKLWNYPKYGIPAKHGDFYYFHKNSGLQNQSVLYQQETLSSEPKVFLDPNALSADGTIALSQTSFSDDGKYFAYGLSESGSDWIKIKTRDVATCKDFDEVLEKVKFSSIAWTKDNKGFFYGRYPDQAGKTDGSETQQNENQKLYYHRIGEPQEKDVLCAEFPEQPSWRIGSGVTDCGKYVILSIVKDCRDNILYYADLEKAGEIKSKLEIHEIITKFESDYDVITNTGSKIFLRTNKNAPNYRVICIDLENPAEENWTTLIPEHEKDVLDSVMCVDGNKLLLEYIRDVKSVLQAHSLETGELIRKFDIDIGTIGSISGEKKYSEIFYSFTSFLTPGKIYRFDFAKPNEEPTLFREIKLNLEGFNSNDYKVEQKFYPSKDGTKVPMFIIRKNKETVEPRPCLLYGYGGFNISIQPSFGIVGLMFIDTFDGVLAYPNIRGGGEYGEKWHNSGRLLNKQNVFDDFQASAEYLIENNYTSKDRIVIQGGSNGGLLVGACINQRPDLFAAAVAQVGVMDMLRFHKFTIGHAWCSDYGNPSEKEHFDNLLKYSPLHNVHTPKDANEEYPSTLIQTADHDDRVSPLHSLKFAAALQEAVKKSDIQKKPILLRVYSKAGHGAGKPTTKRIEEATDILTFMYKSLNVDTINL; this comes from the exons atgaaatCCATTATTCGTGCTGCATCACCCCGTCTGATTGGAATTGCACACGGCAAATTGAAAGGAAATAACGtagcttttttaataaatagaaattttgttcacagttatt CTACCAGTACGAAACCACTAGCCACAAATTTCGCTAAAAATATGGTATCTTATGACTATCCTGAAGCTCGCAAGGACGAAACAATTGAAGAAGATTTTCATGGAACAAAA GTAAAAGACGTCTATCGTTGGTTAGAAGATCCTGATGCAGCAGAAACTCAAGCATATGTCGATGCACAAAATAAGATCAGTCAACCCTTTTTGGAAAACTGCGAACAATGGCAAAAGATCAATACTAAGTTAACAAAACTTTGGAATTATCCAAAGTATGGAATTCCAGCAAAACATggagatttttattattttcataaaaattctgGGCTTCAAAATCAAAG tgtccTTTATCAGCAAGAAACTTTGTCTTCTGAACCAAAAGTATTTTTGGATCCAAATGCTCTGTCCGCTGATGGTACAATTGCCCTATCGCAAACTTCTTTCTCCGACGATGGTAAATACTTTGCTTATGGTCTGTCTGAGAGTGGTTCGGATTGGATAAAAATCAAGACTCGAGATGTTGCAACATGTAAAGACTTTGATGAAGTTCTCGAAAAGGTTAAATTTTCTTCCATAGCCTGGACCAAAGATAATAAAGGATTTTTCTATGgt cgTTATCCTGATCAAGCTGGAAAAACCGATGGCTCCGAAacacaacaaaatgaaaaccaaaaattatactATCATAGAATTGGTGAGCCGCAAGAAAAAGACGTTCTTTGTGCCGAGTTTCCAGAACAACCATCATGGAGAAT aGGATCCGGAGTAACTGATTGTGGAAAATATGTCATTCTTTCGATCGTCAAGGATTGTCGTGATAATATTCTTTACTATGCTGATTTGGAAAAAGCCGGAGAGATAAAATCAAAGCTGGAAATTCATgaaataataactaaatttgAATCGGATTATGAT gtTATTACAAATACTGGCTCAAAGATTTTTTTgcgaacaaacaaaaatgctcCAAACTATCGTGTTATTTGCATCGATTTGGAAAACCCAGCGGAGGAAAATTGGACAACATTGATACCG gaACATGAAAAAGATGTCTTGGATAGTGTTATGTGCGTGGATGGGAATAAACTGCTTTTGGAATATATTCGTGATGTTAAG aGTGTCCTTCAAGCCCATTCCCTTGAAACAGGTGAACTTATACGCAAATTCGATATTGACATCGGTACAATTGGAAGTATTTCTGGCGAAAAGAAATACTCGGAAATATTCTACAGTTTTACATCGTTTTTAACACCTGGCAAAATTTATCGATTTGATTTTGCCAAACCCAACGAGGAGCCAACACTTTTCCGTGAAATAAAGTTAAACTTAGAGGGTTTCAATAGCAATGACTATAAAGTCGAACAAAAGTTCTATCCCAGTAAAGATGGGACAAAAGTTCCAATGTTTatcataagaaaaaacaaagaaaccgTCGAACCACGCCCGTGCCTTCTCTATGGTTATGGAGGATTTAATATTAGTATTCAACCTTCGTTTGGAATTGTTGGTCTGATGTTCATCGATACATTCGATGGAGTGTTGGCTTATCCAAATATTCGTGGTGGAGGAGAGTATGGAGAGAAGTGGCATAATAGTGGTCGTTTgttgaacaaacaaaatgtatttgatgaTTTCCAAGCATCAGCAGAGTATTTGATAGAAAATAACTACACGAGCAAGGATCGTATCGTCATTCAGGGCGGATCGAATGGAGGACTTTTGGTTGGCGCGTGTATTAATCAACGTCCAGATTTATTCGCAGCAGCTGTTGCTCAAGTTGG AGTAATGGATATGTTGAGATTCCATAAGTTCACAATCGGACATGCTTGGTGTTCTGACTATGGTAACCCATCTGAGAAGGAACATTTTGataatcttttgaaatattcaCCACTTCACAATGTTCATACACCCAAAGATG CAAATGAGGAATATCCTTCGACTTTAATTCAAACCGCTGATCACGATGATCGTGTTAGTCCATTGCATTCGTTGAAATTTGCTGCCGCTTTACAAGAGGCAGTTAAAAAATCAGATATACAAAAGAAACCAATATTGCTCCGAGTTTATAGCAAAGCAGGTCACGGAGCCGGAAAGCCCACAACTAAACGTATTGAGGAAGCTACAGATATATTAACTTTTATGTACAAAAGTTTAAATGTCGACACTATCAACCTGTGA
- the LOC129939663 gene encoding small nuclear ribonucleoprotein Sm D3, which produces MSIGVPIKVLHEAEGHIVTCETITGEVYRGKLIEAEDNMNCQLTQITVTYRDGRTTNLENVYIRGSKIRFLILPDMLKNAPMFKKQSGKGGTAGRGKSAILRAQGISRGRGRGGVGGRGAPPTGRGSWQGGAPSAGRGRGGL; this is translated from the exons ATGTCTATCGGAGTACCAATTAAAGTTTTGCATGAAGCCGAAGGGCATATTGTTACATGTGAAACAATCACCGGCGAAGTCTACAGAGGAAAACTAATCGAAGCCGAGGATAACATGAATTGTCAACTAACCCAAATAACAGTCACATATCGTGATGGACGAACAACAAATTTGGAAAACGTTTACATTCGTGGATCAAAAATTCGCTTTTTGATTCTGCCTGACATGCTGAAGAATGCGCCAATGTTTAAAAAGCAATCGGGCAAAGGAGGAACGGCCGGGAGAGGCAAATCTGCTATACTCCGGGCCCAGGGTATAT cTAGAGGAAGAGGTCGTGGAGGGGTGGGCGGGAGAGGTGCTCCTCCGACTGGTCGTGGTTCTTGGCAGGGTGGTGCTCCATCAGCAGGAAGAGGACGTGGaggtttataa